Proteins encoded within one genomic window of Equus przewalskii isolate Varuska chromosome 3, EquPr2, whole genome shotgun sequence:
- the CDH15 gene encoding cadherin-15: MDAALLLALGLLAQSLGLSLELPGLRKPSTLYPWRRAPGLGRVRRAWVIPPISVSENHKRLPYPLVQIKSDKQQLGSVIYSIQGPGVDEEPRGVFSIDKFTGKVSLNAMLDREKTDRFRLRAFALDLGGSALEEPTDLEIVVVDQNDNRPVFRQEVFTGRVLEGAVPGTYVTKAEATDADDPETDNAALRYSILEQGGPQLFSIHEHTGEIRTVQVGLDREVVAVHNLTLQVADMSGDGLTATALAIITLEDVNDNAPAFTRDEFFMEATEAISGVDVGRLQVEDRDLPGSPNWAARFTILEGDPDGQFAIRTDPRTNEGVLSVVKPLDYESCEQYDLKVAVQNEAPLQATAPRAERGQARVHVQVRDVNEAPVFQENPLRTSLAEGAAAGTPVATFAAQDPDTQQLQRLSYSKDYDPEDWLQVDGATGQVQTQRVLSPASPFLKDGWYRAIILVHDNASPPCTATGTLSIEILEVNDHAPELSSPSGSLCSEPDQGAGLVLGAVDEDLPPHGAPFHFQLSPRVPELARNWSVSQVNVSHVRLRLRHQVQEGLHRLSLLLRDSGQPPQQREQLLNVTVCRCGQDGTCLPGASALRSGGAGLSLGALVILLASVILLLLLALPVALVARSRQRSWDKGLLPGLQDDLRDNILNYDEQGGGEEDQDAYDISQLRHPTGALGTPLGRPLLRRDAPFGQARPPPPRLLPTSPADIADFINDGLEAADSDPSVPPYDTALIYDYEGGGSVAGTLSSILSSLGDEDQDYTCLRDWGPRFARLADLYGPP, from the exons AGCCTGGGCCTGTCTTTGGAGCTCCCCGGACTGAGGAAGCCCAGCACCCTGTACCCCTGGCGCCGGGCGCCCGGGCTGGGCCGTGTGCGGAGAGCCTGGGTCATCCCCCCCATCAGTGTGTCTGAGAACCACAAGCGCCTCCCGTACCCACTGGTGCAG ATCAAGTCGGACAAGCAACAGCTAGGCAGCGTCATCTACAGCATCCAGGGGCCGGGCGTGGACGAGGAGCCCCGGGGCGTCTTCTCCATCGACAAGTTCACGGGGAAGGTGTCCCTGAACGCCATGCTGGACCGGGAGAAGACAGACCGCTTCAGG CTAAGGGCCTTTGCTCTGGACCTGGGAGGATCTGCCCTGGAGGAGCCCACGGACCTGGAGATTGTGGTTGTGGATCAGAACGACAACCGACCCGTCTTCCGGCAGGAGGTGTTCACGGGCCGGGTGCTGGAAGGCGCCGTCCCAG GCACCTACGTTACCAAGGCTGAGGCCACAGATGCCGACGACCCAGAAACAGACAACGCGGCTCTGCGGTACTCCATCCTGGAGCAAGGCGGCCCCCAGCTCTTCAGCATCCACGAGCACACGGGGGAGATCCGCACGGTGCAAGTGGGCCTGGACCGCGAG GTGGTCGCCGTGCACAATCTGACCCTGCAGGTGGCGGACATGTCCGGAGACGGTCTCACTGCCACCGCCTTGGCCATCATAACCCTGGAGGACGTCAATGACAACGCCCCCGCGTTTACCAGGGATGAG TTCTTCATGGAGGCCACAGAGGCCATCAGCGGAGTGGACGTGGGCCGGCTCCAGGTGGAGGACAGGGACCTGCCAGGCTCCCCGAACTGGGCGGCCAGGTTCACCATCCTGGAGGGTGACCCCGATGGGCAGTTCGCTATCCGCACGGACCCCAGGACCAACGAGGGCGTGCTGTCTGTGGTGAAG cccctggaCTATGAGAGTTGTGAGCAGTATGACCTCAAAGTGGCGGTACAGAACGAGGCCCCCCTGCAGGCGACCGCCCCCAGAGCTGAGCGGGGCCAGGCCAGGGTCCACGTGCAGGTGCGGGATGTCAACGAGGCGCCTGTGTTCCAGGAGAACCCTCTGCGGACCAGCCTGGCTGAGGGGGCGGCCGCAGGAACCCCCGTGGCCACCTTTGCTGCCCAAGACCCGGACACCCAGCAGCTGCAGAGACTCAG CTACTCCAAGGACTACGACCCTGAGGACTGGCTGCAGGTGGACGGAGCCACGGGCCAGGTCCAGACCCAGCGTGTGCTCAGCCCAGCGTCGCCCTTCCTCAAGGATGGCTGGTACAGGGCCATCATCCTGGTCCACGACAATG CCTCCCCGCCCTGCACAGCCACTGGGACCCTGTCTATTGAGATCCTGGAGGTCAACGACCACGCCCCTGAGCTGTCCTCACCGTCTGGCAGCCTGTGCAGTGAGCCAGACCAGGGCGCCGGCCTTGTCTTGGGTGCTGTGGATGAAGACCTGCCCCCACATGGGGCCCCCTTCCACTTCCAGCTGAGTCCCAGGGTTCCAGAGCTGGCCCGGAACTGGAGTGTCAGCCAGGTTAACG TGAGCCACGTGCGCCTGCGGCTGAGACACCAGGTCCAGGAGGGGCTGCACCGCCTCAGCCTGCTGCTCCGGGACTCAGGGCAGCCGCCCCAGCAGCGTGAGCAGCTCCTGAACGTGACCGTGTGCCGCTGCGGCCAAGACGGCACCTGCCTGCCCGGGGCCAGTGCGCTGCGGTCAGGGGGTGCCGGCCTCAGCCTGGGTGCCCTGGTCATTCTGCTGGCCAGCGTCATCCTGCTGCTGT TGCTTGCGCTGCCCGTGGCCCTCGTCGCACGGTCCCGGCAGCGGTCGTGGGACAAGGGGCTTCTGCCGGGGCTGCAAGACGACCTCCGGGACAACATCCTCAACTATGATGAgcaggggggcggggaggaggaccAG GACGCCTACGACATCAGCCAGCTGCGCCACCCGACAGGGGCCTTGGGCACCCCTCTGGGACGCCCACTGCTGCGCCGCGATGCCCCCTTTGGTCAAGCACGGCCCCCGCCGCCCCGTTTGCTGCCCACCAGCCCTGCCGACATTGCCGACTTCATCAATGAT GGTTTGGAGGCTGCAGACAGTGACCCCAGCGTCCCACCCTACGACACGGCTCTCATCTATGACTACGAGGGGGGCGGCTCCGTGGCTGGGACATTGAGCTCCATCCTGTCCAGCCTGGGCGACGAGGACCAAGACTACACCTGCCTCCGGGACTGGGGCCCCCGCTTCGCACGGCTGGCGGACTTGTACGGCCCCCCCTGA
- the SLC22A31 gene encoding LOW QUALITY PROTEIN: putative solute carrier family 22 member 31 (The sequence of the model RefSeq protein was modified relative to this genomic sequence to represent the inferred CDS: inserted 1 base in 1 codon; deleted 2 bases in 1 codon; substituted 1 base at 1 genomic stop codon), which yields MSRDLRASFLGSLSLREPTYYQPXFLVAGLEAAATVFLLLRSDHWGRHPVLLXGTLVMGLVPLLLRQAQHERGPCRLMGSSCLAQGLPHGRGPGISPLLGPHERGTEHRRLLFSLLCPSPHCAPRETEAQRVKGSKGSSAKGLNVRVWFGWGQAGAPDPQAERADAGRQVEEARPTRDPETWTTGGQALEWPGVGSLGVLSVSLDLGWTVLSLSVLGFWVSQATSTLSSFFAAKVSPTMTRGAPGCPATRQDVRSCQPSA from the exons ATGAGCAGGGACCTCAGGGCCAGCTTCCTTGGCAGTCTGTCCCTGCGTGAGCCCACCTACTACCAGCCCTAATTCCTGGTGGCCGGCCTGGAGGCAGCGGCCACCGTCTTCCTGCTCCTGAGGTCTGATCACTGGGGGCGCCACCCAGTTCTGC CTGGCACCTTGGTCATGGGCCTGGTGCCCCTGCTGCTCC GCCAGGCCCAGCATGAGCGTGGGCCCTGCAGGCTGATGGGGTCGTCATGTTTGGCCCAGGGTCTACCCCATGGCAGGGGTCCTGGGATCAGCCCCCTCCTGGGGCCGCATGAGAGAGGCACAGAGCACAGGAGACTGCTGTTCTCTTTACTCTGTCCATCTCCCCACTGTGcacccagggaaactgaggcccaaagagttAAGGGGTCAAAAGGATCCTCTGCAAAGGGGCTGAATGTAAGGGTCTGGTTTGGATGGGGGCAAGCTGGAGCACCTGACCcccaagcagagcgtgcagacGCAGGCAGACAGGTCGAGGAGGCCAGGCCCACGCGGGACCCTGAGACGTGGACGACTGGAGGGCAGGCCCTGGAGTGGCCTGGCGTGGGCAGCCTGGGAGTCCTTTCTGTGTCCCTAGACCTGGGCTGGACTGTGTTGTCCCTCTCTGTCCTGGGGTTCTGGGTCTCCCAGGCCACGTCCACCCTCAGCAGCTTCTTTGCAGCTAAGGTCTCCCCGACAATGACCAGGGGGGCTCCAGGCTGCCCAGCCACACGGCAGGACGTGAGGTCCTGCCAGCCCAGTGCCTGA